In the candidate division KSB1 bacterium genome, GAGCCAGGACAGCAAAGTTCCCGCCTGACTCAGCAGCAGAATTTTCTTTCGACCGTAGATGTCCGACCATTTGCCGAGAATGGGCGCCCCGATGAGCTGGAAAGCCGGATAAGCGGCGCCAAGCAGTCCGTAGATCTGGGCATTGCCGCCGAATCTTGTCACCAGGAAAACCAGGAAGGGCATCACCAGGCTAAAGCCCAGTGTGCCAATGAAATTAACGAGAAGAATAGGAAAGAGGGATATTTTTTTTGCCATTAATACAAAATATTCAAAATCTAAATTAGAGTCAACCCTTTCACCCTGTTGGTTATGATTTGTGTCCCAAACCGATATGAGTCAGAAAGTTAAAAAATATCGTTGTTTCTTTGGTTGGAAATTTTATAATTAACTTGAACAATTCAAGAATTCTAAAAAAGATCCTAACATGATCGGCCCTGAGATCAATCATCGCCGTTCCATTCGACTGAAAGAATATGATTACAGTTCGGCGGGCGCTTATTTGTGACGGTTTGTACGAAAGACCGGAGATGTTTCTTTGGTGAAATAAAGAGCGGAGAGACGGGATTAAATAGCGCAGGTCAAATGATTCGCACTCAATGGTTGGAAATGGCGAAACGATTCGAAAATATTTCGTTAGATAAATGTGTTGTGATGCCAAACCATTTTCATGGTGTGATTTTCATTATCGACGATGAATGTGACAAACCCGTAGGGGCACCCCTTGTGGGTGCCCAAAATGGGACTGACGTGCGGCAAAGGGCAGGCACAAGGCCTGCCCCTACGTTGGGTGAAATTGTTGGCGCATTCAAATCTATTACCACAAACGAATATATCCGAGGCGTTAAACAACACGATTGGCCATCGTTTCCCGGGAAATTGTGGCAGCGGAATTATGGAGCCTGCCCAGAGCGAAGCCGAAGGGAACGTGTCATTCGAGACGAAGACGAACTGAATCGAATTCGCGAATATATCATATACAACCCCGTGAAATGGGTCGACGACGCAGATAACCCTAAGAATTGGAAATAGATTTATCATGGCAATCCATTTCCCAATACAAACGATTCACTAATGAAAAACCAAAAGCCTCAAGTCGCTTACGGCATCGACGACCTGCCGCCACTTCGTGAAGCCGTGCCGCTTGGACTGCAGCATATCCTGGCGATGTTTCTCAGCAACATCGCCGTGCCTTTGATCATCGCCACTGCGATTGGATTAACCAGCGGCGAAAAGGCATTTTTGGTGCAAATGGCGCTGGTCATGGCCGGGGTGTCAACCATTGTGCAGTCTTACCCAATTGGGCCGGTTGGCGCCCGCATGCCGATCGTCATGGGCACCAGCTTCGCATTCGTCGCCGGAATTATCATTATTACGAAAGAGTATAATCTGGCGACTGCTTTTGGGGCCTGTTTTGCCGCGGCCTTCGTCGAAGTCGTCATCGGGTTTTCGTACAAAAAATTCCAGCGGTTTTTTCCGCCGTTAGCTGCGGGCATCGTGGTGATGTTGATTGGCCTGACACTGGTGCCGGTCGGAATGGATTACGCTGCCGGCGGAGCGGGTTCGCCGGATTACGGCTCGATGACAAATCTAAGTATTGCCGGTGTGGTTTTGCTGATCACGCTTTTTCTCAACCAATTTTCAAAAGGGTTTTTAAGTTACGCCAGCATGATAATCGGGGTTGCGGTCGGATACTTGCTCGCCTTGTCGCTTGGCAAAGTGGATCTGGCGCAAATGGCCGAAGGCGGCTGGTTTAGTTTTCCGCGCCCTCTCAAGTTTGGACTGGAATTCCACCTGGCGCCGATACTCACCATG is a window encoding:
- a CDS encoding purine/pyrimidine permease, whose amino-acid sequence is MKNQKPQVAYGIDDLPPLREAVPLGLQHILAMFLSNIAVPLIIATAIGLTSGEKAFLVQMALVMAGVSTIVQSYPIGPVGARMPIVMGTSFAFVAGIIIITKEYNLATAFGACFAAAFVEVVIGFSYKKFQRFFPPLAAGIVVMLIGLTLVPVGMDYAAGGAGSPDYGSMTNLSIAGVVLLITLFLNQFSKGFLSYASMIIGVAVGYLLALSLGKVDLAQMAEGGWFSFPRPLKFGLEFHLAPILTMSFIYVVSALETMGDIAGTTAAVDRNPTSKEMKGGLVADG